In Enterobacter sp. 638, a single window of DNA contains:
- the dsdA gene encoding D-serine ammonia-lyase — MNTTAISPLIAQFPLVDDLIALKETTWFNPRTTTLAEGLPHVGLTQTDVDDAHARLARFAPYLATAFPETAEKNGIIESDVVAIPSMHKRLEKAAGERIPGTLLLKKDSHLPISGSIKARGGIYEVLTHAEKLALGAGLLSLTDDYRVLLEPRFTDFFSNYSIAVGSTGNLGMSIGIMSARIGFKVTVHMSADAREWKKAKLRSHGVQVVEYEQDYGVAVEQGRKAAESDPNCFFIDDENSRTLFLGYAVAGARLKAQFAAQGRVVDAEHPLFVYLPCGVGGGPGGVAFGLKLAFGDNVHCFFAEPTHSPCMLLGVYTGLHDEIAVQDLGIDNVTAADGLAVGRASGFVGRAMERLLDGFYTLSDQSMYDMLSWLAQEEGIQLEPSALAGMAGPIRVCASKKYVLDKATHLVWATGGGMVPQDEMAKYLAKGR; from the coding sequence ATGAATACAACTGCAATCAGCCCGCTCATCGCCCAGTTTCCTTTGGTCGACGATCTTATCGCCCTGAAAGAGACAACCTGGTTTAATCCGCGCACCACTACCCTTGCCGAGGGTTTGCCGCATGTGGGTCTCACACAGACGGATGTTGACGATGCCCATGCGCGTCTGGCGCGTTTTGCACCGTATCTGGCAACCGCATTTCCAGAAACGGCTGAGAAAAACGGCATTATCGAATCTGACGTGGTGGCTATCCCTTCCATGCATAAGCGCCTCGAAAAGGCAGCTGGTGAAAGAATCCCTGGCACGCTGCTGCTGAAAAAGGACAGCCACCTGCCGATTTCCGGCTCCATCAAAGCCCGTGGCGGGATTTACGAAGTGCTGACCCATGCCGAAAAACTGGCGCTGGGAGCCGGGTTGCTGTCGTTAACCGACGATTACCGCGTTTTACTGGAACCGCGCTTTACGGATTTTTTCAGCAACTACAGCATCGCCGTCGGGTCCACCGGCAATCTGGGCATGTCAATCGGGATCATGAGCGCGCGCATCGGCTTTAAGGTAACGGTGCATATGTCCGCCGACGCCCGCGAATGGAAAAAGGCGAAACTGCGCAGCCATGGCGTACAAGTGGTTGAGTATGAACAGGATTACGGCGTCGCCGTCGAGCAGGGGCGTAAAGCCGCCGAAAGCGATCCGAACTGTTTCTTTATCGACGACGAAAACTCGCGCACGCTGTTTTTAGGCTATGCGGTGGCGGGCGCGCGTTTGAAAGCGCAATTCGCAGCGCAGGGACGGGTCGTGGATGCGGAACATCCGCTGTTTGTCTATCTGCCGTGTGGCGTCGGCGGCGGTCCTGGTGGCGTCGCGTTCGGGCTGAAGCTGGCGTTTGGAGATAACGTTCACTGTTTCTTTGCCGAGCCAACGCATTCGCCGTGCATGCTGTTAGGCGTCTACACCGGCCTGCACGACGAAATTGCGGTGCAGGATCTGGGGATCGATAACGTGACGGCGGCTGACGGGCTGGCCGTGGGGCGCGCATCGGGATTTGTGGGCCGCGCGATGGAGCGCCTGCTGGACGGATTCTACACCCTGTCCGATCAGAGTATGTACGACATGCTGAGCTGGCTGGCGCAAGAAGAAGGCATCCAGCTTGAGCCGTCAGCGCTGGCGGGTATGGCCGGGCCGATTCGCGTCTGCGCGAGCAAAAAATACGTGCTGGATAAGGCAACGCACCTGGTCTGGGCGACCGGCGGCGGTATGGTTCCGCAGGATGAGATGGCGAAATATCTGGCGAAGGGAAGATGA
- a CDS encoding GNAT family N-acetyltransferase, with protein sequence MSRLLIEPITPDEPGYIALKAESLALHFNMLRRLEENWQRGENRFNAPGEKLLGAFLNGKLVGVCGINRDPFSQQPRAGRIRHLYISEKCRGLGIGKQLLAVVMADASIWFDFLNTHAPEAAYGFYHRAGFNLVADEPRITHRLFCAV encoded by the coding sequence ATGTCGCGTTTGTTAATTGAACCTATTACGCCTGATGAACCGGGCTATATCGCTCTAAAGGCAGAAAGCCTCGCGCTACATTTCAACATGCTGCGCAGGCTCGAAGAGAACTGGCAGCGCGGCGAAAACCGCTTTAACGCACCGGGTGAAAAGCTGCTGGGTGCTTTTCTTAACGGGAAGTTGGTCGGCGTGTGTGGAATCAACCGCGATCCCTTTAGCCAGCAGCCTCGGGCGGGGCGCATTCGCCATCTGTACATTAGCGAAAAGTGCCGCGGTCTGGGGATCGGCAAACAGCTGCTTGCCGTGGTGATGGCCGATGCCAGCATCTGGTTTGATTTCCTCAATACCCACGCGCCAGAGGCCGCGTACGGATTTTACCATCGTGCCGGGTTTAACCTGGTCGCCGATGAGCCGCGCATCACCCACCGCCTTTTTTGCGCGGTATAA
- the emrD gene encoding multidrug efflux MFS transporter EmrD, producing MKKQRNVNLLLMLVLLVAVGQMAQTIYIPAIADMAKDLSVREGAVQSVMAAYLLTYGVSQLFYGPLSDRVGRRPVILVGMSIFMLATVIAMTTHSLPLLIAASALQGMGTGVGGVMARTLPRDMYQGTQLRHANSLLNMGILVSPLLAPLIGGVLDSIWSWRACYAFLLILCIIVTFSMARWMPETRPTGAPRTKLIANYKTLFGNGAFSCYLLMLIGGLAGIAVFEACSGVLLGAGLGLSSMVVSILFILPIPAAFFGAWFAGRPNKRFSTLMWQSVISCLLAGVMMWIPGLFGVMTVWTLLIPAALFFFGAGMLFPLATSGAMEPFPFLAGTAGALVGGLQNIGSGALAWLSAMMPQTGQASLGLLMTLMGLLILLCWLPLASREPHHEQMV from the coding sequence ATGAAAAAACAACGAAACGTTAATTTACTGTTGATGCTGGTGTTACTGGTGGCTGTCGGTCAGATGGCGCAAACCATTTATATTCCGGCCATTGCAGACATGGCAAAGGATCTCAGCGTGCGCGAAGGCGCGGTCCAGAGCGTGATGGCTGCCTATCTGCTCACCTATGGCGTATCGCAACTCTTTTATGGTCCGCTTTCCGACCGCGTCGGGCGTCGTCCAGTGATCCTGGTTGGGATGTCGATTTTTATGCTTGCCACGGTGATCGCCATGACGACACACAGCCTGCCCCTTCTGATTGCCGCCAGCGCGCTGCAAGGCATGGGAACCGGCGTGGGCGGCGTGATGGCCCGAACGCTGCCGCGCGATATGTATCAAGGCACGCAGCTGCGCCACGCTAACAGCCTGCTGAACATGGGCATTTTGGTCAGTCCGCTGCTGGCTCCGCTGATTGGCGGCGTGCTGGACAGCATCTGGTCATGGCGCGCCTGTTACGCTTTCCTGCTGATACTGTGCATCATCGTCACGTTCAGCATGGCGCGCTGGATGCCCGAGACGCGTCCGACTGGCGCGCCGCGCACAAAACTTATCGCCAACTATAAAACGCTTTTCGGCAACGGGGCGTTCAGCTGTTATCTGCTGATGTTAATTGGTGGCCTGGCGGGCATTGCGGTGTTCGAGGCGTGCTCCGGCGTGCTGTTGGGCGCGGGTTTGGGTCTGAGCAGCATGGTGGTGAGTATTCTGTTTATCCTGCCGATTCCGGCGGCATTTTTTGGCGCATGGTTCGCCGGTCGCCCGAATAAGCGCTTTTCGACGCTGATGTGGCAATCGGTGATCAGCTGCTTGCTGGCCGGTGTGATGATGTGGATCCCCGGGTTGTTTGGCGTGATGACGGTCTGGACGCTGCTGATCCCCGCCGCGCTGTTCTTCTTTGGCGCAGGCATGCTGTTCCCGCTGGCAACCAGCGGCGCGATGGAACCATTTCCCTTCCTCGCTGGCACCGCGGGCGCGCTGGTGGGCGGTTTGCAAAATATCGGTTCCGGCGCACTGGCCTGGCTTTCAGCGATGATGCCGCAGACCGGCCAGGCTAGCCTTGGCCTGCTGATGACGCTGATGGGGCTGCTGATTTTACTTTGCTGGCTACCGCTGGCGTCACGTGAGCCGCATCACGAGCAGATGGTTTAA
- the ilvN gene encoding acetolactate synthase small subunit has translation MQKQHDNVILELTVRNHPGVMTHVCGLFARRAFNVEGILCLPIQGSEQSRIWLLVNDDQRLEQMMAQIDKLEDVTKVVRNQSDPTMFNKISVFFE, from the coding sequence ATGCAGAAGCAACATGATAACGTCATTCTGGAACTCACCGTCCGCAACCATCCTGGCGTCATGACCCACGTCTGCGGGCTGTTTGCCCGCCGCGCATTTAACGTCGAAGGCATTCTCTGCTTGCCGATTCAGGGCAGCGAACAGAGCCGCATCTGGCTCTTAGTGAATGACGATCAGCGCCTCGAGCAGATGATGGCCCAGATCGATAAACTGGAAGATGTGACTAAAGTGGTGCGCAACCAGTCCGACCCGACGATGTTTAACAAGATTTCCGTCTTCTTCGAATAA
- a CDS encoding cellulase family glycosylhydrolase: MLKPLIAAALIFSAGFCFAADPPLTAARYAQQLGVGIDVDWARTERGIREFDPLVVRDFRAKGFTHVRIRVAGEPTEARLIHLRKLVEACDQYGVIPIIAYQADEYKNDPKAENEKEVVNWWIAVAHYFEKSSPLLGFDLIYEPADKLNHNLASLNRVYEKTIKTVHGIDAQRMIFVAPRLRAAPEDLSSLKLPAHSQNYVLAEWHIFPWGPLKNNGKYPWTSGTAAEKSAIRSRINAALRWQQKTGHVSWVGGWGVGEPSRLTPSVEQMAFASFMACELQQAKIPYAINADFQFYDGEEGAWRSAPEPLLQVMMTPVCEKPDEMPGHHAVKPSARDAAHVTPAVASKVKSAAPSASSAGQG, encoded by the coding sequence GTGTTAAAACCGTTGATTGCTGCTGCGCTCATTTTCTCTGCAGGCTTCTGTTTTGCTGCCGATCCCCCGCTGACGGCTGCGCGCTATGCGCAGCAGCTCGGCGTGGGTATCGACGTTGACTGGGCACGCACCGAGCGCGGTATCCGTGAGTTTGATCCGCTGGTGGTCCGCGATTTTCGCGCGAAAGGTTTTACCCATGTCCGCATTCGCGTGGCGGGTGAACCCACGGAAGCGCGTCTGATCCATCTTCGCAAACTGGTGGAGGCCTGCGATCAATACGGCGTCATTCCGATTATCGCCTATCAGGCTGATGAATATAAAAATGACCCGAAAGCGGAAAATGAAAAAGAGGTGGTGAACTGGTGGATTGCCGTGGCGCACTACTTCGAAAAAAGCTCGCCGTTGCTGGGATTTGACCTGATTTATGAGCCGGCGGATAAGCTGAATCACAATCTGGCGTCCCTGAATCGCGTCTATGAAAAAACGATCAAAACCGTTCACGGCATCGATGCGCAAAGAATGATTTTTGTCGCGCCGCGCTTACGCGCGGCACCGGAAGACCTGTCCAGCCTGAAACTCCCCGCGCACAGCCAAAACTATGTGCTGGCTGAATGGCATATCTTCCCGTGGGGACCGCTCAAAAATAACGGCAAATACCCGTGGACGTCGGGCACGGCGGCAGAGAAATCGGCTATTCGTAGCCGGATCAATGCGGCGCTGCGCTGGCAGCAAAAAACCGGACACGTCAGTTGGGTGGGCGGTTGGGGCGTGGGTGAACCCAGCCGCCTGACGCCATCGGTGGAGCAGATGGCATTCGCCAGCTTTATGGCTTGCGAGCTTCAACAGGCCAAAATTCCCTACGCCATCAACGCAGATTTTCAGTTTTATGACGGGGAAGAGGGGGCGTGGCGGTCGGCACCAGAACCGTTATTGCAGGTGATGATGACACCGGTTTGCGAAAAGCCCGACGAGATGCCGGGCCATCATGCGGTTAAACCATCTGCTCGTGATGCGGCTCACGTGACGCCAGCGGTAGCCAGCAAAGTAAAATCAGCAGCCCCATCAGCGTCATCAGCAGGCCAAGGCTAG
- the ilvB gene encoding acetolactate synthase large subunit: MASSGKTTTKTRFTGAQLIVHLLERQGISIVSGIPGGTVLPLYDALSQSTQIRHVLARHEQGAGFIAQGMARTQGKPAVCMACSGPGATNLVTAIADARLDSIPLICITGQVPSSMIGTDAFQEVDTYGISIPITKHNYLVRDIAELPQVISDAFRIAQSGRPGPVWIDIPKDVQTAEIDIDVFPEPGDRAAAPEFSADSIRDAAAMINAAKRPVLYLGGGAIDASEAVREFAEKAHLPTTMTLMALGMLPKAHPLSLGMLGMHGARSTNYILQESDLLIVLGARFDDRAIGKTEQFCPNAKIIHVDIDRSELGKIKQPHVAIQGDVAEVLAQLIPQTYATENTEWRQLVADLQREFPSAIPTEGDPLSHYGLINAVAACVDDSAIITTDVGQHQMWTAQAYPLNRPRQWLTSGGLGTMGFGLPAAVGAALANPDRKVICFSGDGSLMMNIQEMATAAENQLDVKIILMNNEALGLVHQQQSLFYKQGVFAATYPGMINFMQIAAGFGLHACDLNAEADPHAALQAAISRPGPALIHVRIDPQQKVYPMVPPGAANTEMVGE; this comes from the coding sequence ATGGCAAGTTCGGGCAAGACAACCACCAAGACGCGTTTTACTGGCGCGCAATTAATCGTTCATTTACTGGAACGACAGGGCATTTCCATTGTTTCTGGAATTCCTGGCGGCACCGTTCTTCCGTTGTATGACGCGTTAAGCCAAAGCACGCAAATCCGCCATGTACTGGCCCGTCACGAACAGGGCGCAGGTTTTATCGCGCAAGGTATGGCGCGCACACAGGGCAAACCGGCAGTCTGCATGGCCTGTAGCGGGCCGGGCGCGACCAACCTGGTCACCGCTATCGCCGATGCGCGCCTCGACTCCATCCCGCTGATTTGTATCACCGGCCAGGTCCCTTCTTCGATGATCGGCACCGATGCGTTCCAGGAAGTTGATACCTACGGCATCTCTATCCCCATCACCAAACATAACTATTTAGTTCGCGATATCGCTGAATTACCGCAGGTTATTAGCGATGCGTTTCGTATCGCACAATCCGGCCGCCCAGGCCCGGTGTGGATAGACATTCCTAAGGATGTGCAAACCGCTGAAATCGATATCGACGTTTTCCCGGAGCCGGGTGACCGTGCGGCCGCGCCGGAATTTAGCGCAGACAGCATACGTGACGCGGCGGCGATGATTAACGCCGCCAAACGCCCGGTGCTCTATTTAGGCGGCGGTGCCATTGACGCGTCTGAAGCCGTACGCGAATTTGCTGAAAAAGCCCATCTGCCAACCACCATGACCTTAATGGCGCTGGGCATGCTGCCAAAAGCGCACCCGCTGTCGTTGGGCATGCTGGGGATGCACGGTGCGCGCAGCACTAACTATATTCTGCAAGAGTCTGATTTACTGATCGTTCTCGGTGCACGTTTTGATGACCGGGCGATTGGTAAAACCGAGCAGTTCTGCCCGAACGCCAAAATCATTCACGTCGATATTGATCGCTCCGAGTTGGGTAAAATCAAGCAGCCGCACGTGGCGATTCAGGGCGATGTGGCCGAGGTTCTGGCGCAGTTAATTCCGCAAACCTATGCCACTGAAAACACAGAATGGCGCCAGCTGGTGGCCGATTTGCAACGGGAGTTCCCGAGCGCAATCCCAACTGAAGGCGATCCGCTGAGCCATTACGGGCTGATCAACGCCGTGGCCGCCTGCGTTGACGACAGCGCTATCATCACGACCGACGTGGGTCAGCACCAGATGTGGACCGCGCAGGCCTATCCGCTGAACCGTCCGCGCCAGTGGTTGACGTCCGGCGGGTTGGGGACGATGGGCTTTGGTCTGCCTGCGGCGGTTGGCGCGGCGCTGGCCAATCCGGATCGCAAAGTGATTTGCTTCTCCGGCGACGGTAGCCTGATGATGAACATTCAGGAAATGGCGACGGCGGCTGAAAACCAGTTAGACGTAAAAATCATTCTGATGAACAACGAAGCGCTGGGTCTGGTGCATCAGCAGCAGAGCCTGTTCTACAAGCAGGGCGTGTTTGCTGCGACCTATCCGGGGATGATCAACTTTATGCAGATCGCCGCAGGCTTTGGTCTGCACGCCTGCGATTTGAACGCGGAAGCCGATCCGCATGCGGCGTTGCAGGCGGCAATTTCACGTCCAGGGCCTGCGCTGATTCACGTGCGTATCGATCCACAGCAAAAAGTCTATCCGATGGTCCCGCCAGGTGCGGCCAATACTGAAATGGTGGGGGAATAA
- the ivbL gene encoding ilvB operon leader peptide IvbL, whose product MTTSMMTSTLLKTALPAAVVVVRVVVVVGNAP is encoded by the coding sequence ATGACAACTTCCATGATGACGTCGACCCTACTAAAAACTGCGCTACCAGCCGCAGTGGTCGTCGTGCGTGTGGTGGTGGTCGTCGGCAATGCGCCGTAG
- a CDS encoding YidH family protein, giving the protein MRISRFGEAPDYRFSLANERTFLAWIRTALGFLAAGVGLDQLAPDFATPLIREVLALLLCLFAGILAIYGYLRWLRNEKAMRLKQDLPYTRGLFIISVMLLSVAAVVMALVFYGG; this is encoded by the coding sequence ATGAGAATTTCCCGCTTCGGCGAAGCGCCGGATTATCGCTTTTCGCTGGCAAATGAACGTACATTCTTGGCGTGGATCCGCACCGCGCTGGGCTTTCTGGCGGCGGGCGTTGGGCTGGATCAGCTCGCCCCGGATTTCGCCACCCCGCTGATTCGCGAAGTGCTGGCGTTACTGCTCTGCCTGTTCGCGGGCATCCTGGCGATCTACGGGTATCTGCGCTGGCTGCGCAATGAAAAAGCGATGCGCCTGAAGCAAGACCTGCCCTACACGCGCGGGCTGTTTATCATCAGCGTGATGTTGCTGTCGGTAGCGGCCGTGGTAATGGCGCTGGTGTTTTATGGTGGATAG
- a CDS encoding 6-phospho-alpha-glucosidase yields the protein MKKFSVVIAGGGSTFTPGIVLMLLANRDRFPLRALKFYDNDGARQEIIAEACKVILQEQAPEVDFSYTTDPKAAFTDVDFVMAHIRVGKYPMREKDEKIPLRHGVLGQETCGPGGISYGMRSIGGVLELVDYMEQYSPNAWMLNYSNPAAIVAEATRRLRPNAKILNICDMPIGIEGRMAQIVGLKDRKAMRVRYYGLNHFGWWTSIEDLDGNDLMPKLREYVAKNGYLPPCNDANSEASWNDTFAKAKDVQALDPDTMPNTYLKYYLFPDYVVAHSNPERTRANEVMDHREKHVFSSCRAIIEAGKSSAGELEIDEHASYIVDLATAIAFNTQERMLLIVPNNGAIHNFDADAMVEIPCLVGKNGPEPLTVGDIPHFQKGLMGQQVAVEKLVVDAWEQRSYTKLWQAITLSKTVPSASVAKAILDDLIDANKAYWPELH from the coding sequence ATGAAAAAATTCTCAGTTGTTATTGCAGGCGGCGGCAGCACGTTTACACCTGGTATCGTCCTGATGCTGTTGGCAAACCGCGATCGCTTCCCGCTTCGCGCGCTGAAGTTCTATGACAACGACGGTGCGCGTCAGGAGATCATCGCCGAGGCGTGCAAAGTGATTCTTCAGGAACAAGCACCAGAAGTTGATTTTAGTTACACCACCGACCCAAAAGCGGCGTTTACCGACGTTGATTTTGTGATGGCGCATATCCGCGTCGGCAAATATCCGATGCGTGAAAAAGATGAAAAAATCCCGCTGCGTCATGGTGTGCTAGGTCAGGAAACCTGCGGTCCGGGCGGGATCTCCTACGGTATGCGCTCTATTGGTGGCGTCCTTGAGCTGGTGGATTATATGGAACAATACTCGCCGAACGCGTGGATGCTGAACTACTCCAACCCAGCGGCGATCGTGGCGGAAGCGACCCGTCGACTGCGCCCGAACGCCAAAATCCTCAACATTTGTGATATGCCGATCGGCATTGAAGGGCGCATGGCGCAGATTGTCGGCCTGAAGGATCGCAAAGCGATGCGCGTGCGTTACTACGGGCTTAATCACTTTGGCTGGTGGACATCGATTGAAGATTTAGACGGTAACGATCTGATGCCGAAACTGCGGGAATATGTCGCGAAAAATGGATATTTACCGCCGTGTAACGATGCGAATTCCGAAGCGAGCTGGAACGATACCTTTGCCAAGGCGAAAGACGTCCAGGCGTTGGACCCGGACACGATGCCAAACACGTACCTGAAATATTACCTTTTCCCGGACTACGTGGTGGCACACTCCAATCCAGAACGCACCCGGGCAAATGAAGTCATGGATCACCGCGAGAAGCACGTGTTCAGCTCCTGCCGGGCGATTATCGAAGCCGGGAAATCCTCCGCGGGTGAGTTGGAAATCGACGAACATGCGTCTTACATCGTCGATCTGGCGACCGCTATCGCCTTCAACACGCAAGAACGCATGCTGTTGATTGTGCCAAACAATGGCGCTATCCATAACTTTGATGCGGACGCGATGGTCGAAATTCCGTGTCTGGTGGGCAAAAATGGCCCAGAACCGTTAACCGTGGGTGATATTCCGCACTTCCAGAAAGGGTTGATGGGCCAGCAGGTGGCCGTCGAAAAACTGGTGGTTGACGCCTGGGAACAGCGCTCTTACACCAAATTGTGGCAGGCGATTACGCTGTCGAAAACCGTGCCGAGCGCCTCTGTGGCGAAAGCCATTCTTGATGACCTGATCGACGCGAACAAAGCGTATTGGCCAGAGCTGCATTAA
- the tisB gene encoding type I toxin-antitoxin system toxin TisB, with protein sequence MGAVDMVILILRLIVAILQLLDAVLKYLR encoded by the coding sequence ATGGGCGCCGTGGATATGGTGATACTTATCCTCAGACTCATTGTTGCGATACTGCAACTGCTTGATGCCGTCCTGAAATACCTGCGGTAA
- a CDS encoding alpha-glucoside-specific PTS transporter subunit IIBC, with translation MLSQIQRFGGAMFTPVLLFPFAGIVVGIAIMLGNPLFVGEALTAPDHLFAQIIHIIEEGGWAVFRNMPLIFAVGLPIGLAKQAQGRACLAVLISFLTWNYFINAMGMTWGHFFGVNFMAEPTAGSGLAMIAGIKTLDTSIIGAIVISGLVTAIHNRYFDKQLPVFLGIFQGTSFVVIIAFFVMIPCAWLTLLGWPKVQMGIESLQVFLRSAGALGVWIYTFLERILIPTGLHHFVYGPFIFGPAAVEGGIQVYWAQHLQEFSQSTEPLKTLFPEGGFALHGNSKVFGSVGIALALWYTASAENRVKVAGLLIPATLTAMLVGITEPLEFTFLFISPLLFAVHAVLAATMAMVMYIFGVVGNMGGGLLDQFLPQNWIPMFHNHASMMFTQIGIGLCFTALYFIIFKTLIERFNFKTPGREESEIKLYSKADYKAAREQTTVAANTSAGQAAGYLQALGGAGNIESINNCATRLRIALVDMANTQSDDVFKSLGAHGVVRRGNGIQVIVGLHVPQVRDQLESLMKTPSTLESSTLTEAVS, from the coding sequence ATGCTCAGTCAAATACAACGTTTTGGCGGCGCCATGTTTACCCCGGTGCTGTTATTTCCCTTCGCAGGCATTGTCGTCGGTATTGCCATCATGCTGGGCAATCCGCTTTTTGTGGGTGAGGCATTAACGGCACCCGATCATTTATTTGCACAGATTATTCATATTATTGAAGAGGGCGGCTGGGCGGTGTTTCGTAATATGCCGCTTATTTTCGCCGTTGGCTTACCGATTGGTCTGGCGAAACAGGCTCAGGGCCGTGCCTGTCTGGCGGTGCTGATTAGCTTCCTGACCTGGAATTACTTTATTAACGCGATGGGAATGACCTGGGGTCATTTCTTTGGCGTAAACTTTATGGCCGAACCCACTGCAGGAAGCGGGCTGGCGATGATCGCCGGTATCAAAACCCTCGATACCAGCATTATTGGCGCGATTGTTATTTCCGGACTGGTGACGGCGATTCACAACCGCTATTTCGATAAACAGCTTCCCGTCTTTCTTGGCATATTCCAGGGCACCTCGTTTGTGGTGATCATCGCTTTCTTTGTGATGATTCCGTGTGCGTGGCTCACGCTGCTCGGCTGGCCGAAAGTTCAGATGGGCATTGAATCCCTTCAGGTCTTTTTACGCTCTGCCGGGGCACTAGGGGTGTGGATTTATACCTTCCTGGAACGCATTCTGATTCCAACCGGACTGCATCACTTTGTCTATGGTCCGTTTATTTTCGGTCCCGCAGCGGTAGAGGGCGGCATACAGGTGTACTGGGCGCAGCACTTACAGGAATTTAGCCAGAGCACCGAACCGCTGAAAACCCTGTTCCCGGAAGGCGGCTTTGCCTTGCACGGTAACTCGAAAGTGTTTGGCTCTGTCGGGATTGCGCTGGCGCTGTGGTACACCGCCTCGGCGGAGAACCGCGTCAAAGTTGCCGGGCTGCTGATCCCCGCCACGCTCACCGCCATGCTGGTGGGCATTACCGAACCGCTTGAATTCACCTTCCTGTTTATATCGCCGCTGCTGTTTGCCGTTCACGCCGTGCTAGCTGCCACTATGGCGATGGTGATGTACATCTTCGGCGTGGTGGGCAACATGGGCGGCGGGTTGCTTGACCAGTTCCTGCCGCAAAACTGGATCCCGATGTTCCACAACCATGCCTCGATGATGTTCACCCAGATAGGCATCGGCCTGTGCTTCACCGCGCTCTATTTCATCATCTTTAAAACGCTGATCGAACGCTTCAATTTCAAAACGCCGGGCCGCGAAGAGAGTGAAATCAAACTCTACAGCAAGGCCGACTACAAGGCTGCGCGTGAGCAAACCACCGTTGCGGCGAATACCTCCGCAGGCCAGGCCGCGGGTTATCTGCAGGCGCTGGGCGGGGCGGGCAATATCGAAAGCATCAATAACTGCGCCACCCGGCTGCGTATCGCGCTGGTCGATATGGCAAACACACAAAGCGACGACGTCTTTAAATCCCTTGGCGCCCACGGTGTGGTTCGTCGCGGCAACGGCATTCAGGTGATTGTCGGGCTGCACGTCCCGCAGGTGCGCGATCAACTTGAATCGCTGATGAAAACTCCTTCCACCCTTGAATCATCTACCCTGACAGAGGCTGTATCATGA
- the uhpA gene encoding transcriptional regulator UhpA gives MTTIALIDDHLIVRSGFAQLLSLEPDFQVVAEFGSGREALAGLPGRGVQVCICDISMPDLSGLELLSQLPKGLSTIMLSVHDSPALVEQALNAGARGFLSKRCSPDELISAVRTVAAGGCYLTPEIAIKLAAGRQDPLTKRERQVAEKLAQGMAVKEIAVELGLSPKTVHVHRANLMEKLDVSNDVELARRMFDGWQ, from the coding sequence ATGACCACCATCGCGCTTATCGACGATCACCTTATCGTCCGCTCCGGTTTTGCCCAGCTTCTGAGCCTGGAGCCGGATTTTCAGGTCGTCGCCGAATTCGGTTCGGGCCGCGAAGCGCTGGCGGGCCTGCCGGGGCGCGGTGTGCAGGTGTGTATTTGCGATATTTCGATGCCGGATCTCTCCGGGCTAGAATTGCTCAGCCAACTGCCGAAAGGCCTGTCGACCATTATGCTCTCGGTGCACGACAGCCCGGCGCTGGTGGAACAGGCGCTTAACGCCGGAGCGCGCGGGTTTCTGTCGAAACGCTGTAGCCCGGATGAACTGATTTCTGCGGTGCGCACCGTGGCGGCGGGCGGCTGTTATCTGACGCCGGAGATCGCCATTAAGCTTGCGGCGGGGCGTCAGGATCCGCTGACGAAACGCGAGCGACAGGTGGCAGAAAAACTGGCGCAGGGAATGGCGGTGAAAGAAATCGCCGTCGAGCTGGGGTTATCGCCTAAAACGGTTCACGTCCACCGCGCCAACCTGATGGAAAAACTCGACGTCAGCAACGACGTCGAGCTGGCACGCCGTATGTTTGACGGCTGGCAATGA
- a CDS encoding DUF202 domain-containing protein — translation MVDSRKARREADPGLQPERTSLAWLRTMLGYGALIALAIKHNWHRTGLPFWISMVVLALVGVILWRYTRSRNVMDVNHADFVQPKAVRDKFLIALAVLSLALLFAVTHLQQIFLFLRT, via the coding sequence ATGGTGGATAGCCGCAAAGCGCGGCGCGAGGCCGATCCCGGCCTGCAACCGGAGCGCACTTCGCTCGCCTGGCTGCGCACAATGCTGGGTTACGGCGCGCTGATTGCACTGGCGATCAAGCATAACTGGCATCGTACGGGACTGCCGTTCTGGATATCGATGGTAGTGCTGGCCTTGGTCGGGGTTATTTTGTGGCGCTACACCCGCAGCCGCAATGTGATGGACGTGAATCACGCCGATTTCGTGCAGCCGAAAGCCGTGCGTGACAAATTCCTGATCGCTCTCGCGGTGCTCTCTCTCGCATTACTGTTTGCGGTCACGCACCTACAGCAAATCTTTCTGTTTTTAAGAACATAA